The following proteins come from a genomic window of Micromonospora echinofusca:
- the rpsJ gene encoding 30S ribosomal protein S10 has translation MAGQKIRIRLKAYDHEVVDSSARKIVETVTRTGAQVAGPVPLPTEINRFCVIRSPHKYKDSREHFEMRTHKRLIDIIDPTPKTVDSLMRLDLPAGVDIEIKL, from the coding sequence ATGGCGGGACAGAAGATCCGCATCCGGCTCAAGGCCTATGACCACGAGGTCGTCGACTCCTCGGCTCGGAAGATCGTCGAGACGGTGACGCGTACCGGGGCGCAGGTCGCGGGCCCGGTGCCGCTGCCCACGGAGATCAACCGTTTCTGCGTTATCCGCTCGCCGCACAAGTACAAGGACTCGCGCGAGCACTTCGAGATGCGCACGCACAAGCGGCTGATCGACATCATCGACCCGACCCCGAAGACGGTCGACTCGCTCATGCGCCTCGACCTGCCGGCTGGCGTCGACATCGAGATCAAGCTGTAG
- the rplW gene encoding 50S ribosomal protein L23, whose product MSTIADPRDIIVAPVVSEKSYSELNRNWYTFLVHPDANKTEIKIAIQQIFDVRVLTVNTLNRQGKRKRTKTGFGQRKATKRAIVKLADGDRIEAFGGPVS is encoded by the coding sequence GTGAGCACGATCGCCGACCCGCGCGACATCATCGTGGCGCCGGTCGTCTCGGAGAAGAGCTACAGCGAGCTGAACCGCAACTGGTACACCTTCCTGGTGCACCCGGACGCGAACAAGACCGAGATCAAGATCGCGATCCAGCAGATCTTCGACGTCCGCGTCCTGACGGTTAACACGCTCAACCGCCAGGGCAAGCGCAAGCGGACCAAGACCGGTTTCGGGCAGCGTAAGGCCACCAAGCGGGCGATCGTGAAGCTGGCTGACGGTGACCGTATCGAGGCCTTCGGCGGCCCGGTCAGCTGA
- the tuf gene encoding elongation factor Tu, whose protein sequence is MAKAKFERTKPHVNIGTIGHIDHGKTTLTAAITKVLHDQYPDLNPYTPFDEIDKAPEEKARGITISIAHVEYQTEARHYAHVDCPGHADYIKNMITGAAQMDGAILVVAATDGPMPQTREHVLLARQVGVPYIVVALNKSDMVDDEELLELVELEVRELLSNQDYPGDDLPVVRVSALKALEGDPEWTGKLLDLMTAVDTAIPQPERETEKPFLMPIEDVFTITGRGTVVTGRAERGVLKPNEEVEIVGIREKSMKTTCTGIEMFRKLLDEARAGENVGLLLRGIKREDVERGMVVIKPGTTTPHTEFEATVYILSKEEGGRHTPFFQNYRPQFYFRTTDVTGVVTLPEGTEMVMPGDNTTMTVKLIQPIAMEENLKFAIREGGRTVGAGFVTKIIK, encoded by the coding sequence GTGGCGAAGGCGAAGTTCGAGCGGACTAAGCCGCACGTCAACATCGGCACCATTGGTCACATCGACCACGGTAAGACGACGCTGACGGCGGCCATCACCAAGGTCCTGCACGACCAGTACCCGGACCTGAACCCGTACACGCCGTTCGACGAGATCGACAAGGCGCCGGAGGAGAAGGCCCGCGGCATCACGATCTCCATCGCGCACGTCGAGTACCAGACCGAGGCGCGGCACTACGCGCACGTCGACTGCCCCGGTCACGCCGACTACATCAAGAACATGATCACCGGTGCCGCGCAGATGGACGGCGCGATCCTGGTGGTGGCGGCGACCGACGGCCCGATGCCGCAGACCCGCGAGCACGTGCTGCTGGCCCGCCAGGTCGGCGTGCCGTACATCGTCGTGGCGCTCAACAAGAGCGACATGGTCGACGACGAGGAGCTCCTGGAGCTCGTCGAGCTCGAGGTCCGTGAGCTGCTGTCGAACCAGGACTACCCGGGCGACGACCTGCCGGTCGTGCGGGTCTCCGCGCTGAAGGCCCTCGAGGGTGACCCCGAGTGGACCGGCAAGCTGCTGGACCTGATGACCGCGGTCGACACCGCGATCCCGCAGCCGGAGCGCGAGACCGAGAAGCCGTTCCTCATGCCCATCGAGGACGTCTTCACGATCACCGGTCGTGGCACGGTCGTCACCGGCCGCGCCGAGCGTGGCGTGCTCAAGCCGAACGAGGAGGTGGAGATCGTCGGCATCCGCGAGAAGTCGATGAAGACCACCTGCACCGGCATCGAGATGTTCCGCAAGCTGCTCGACGAGGCCCGCGCGGGCGAGAACGTCGGTCTGCTGCTGCGTGGCATCAAGCGCGAGGACGTCGAGCGCGGCATGGTCGTCATCAAGCCGGGCACCACGACCCCGCACACGGAGTTCGAGGCGACGGTCTACATCCTCTCCAAGGAGGAGGGTGGCCGCCACACCCCGTTCTTCCAGAACTACCGTCCGCAGTTCTACTTCCGGACCACGGACGTCACCGGTGTCGTCACCCTCCCCGAGGGCACCGAGATGGTCATGCCGGGTGACAACACCACCATGACGGTGAAGCTGATCCAGCCCATCGCCATGGAGGAGAACCTCAAGTTCGCGATCCGCGAGGGTGGCCGCACCGTCGGCGCCGGGTTCGTCACCAAGATCATCAAGTGA
- the rplD gene encoding 50S ribosomal protein L4, protein MTTVDVLTVEGSKSGSVELPADIFDVQANVALMHQVVVAQLAAARQGTHKVKTRGEVAGGGKKPYKQKGTGRARQGSIRAPQFAGGGVVHGPVPRDYSQRTPKKMKAAALRGALSDRARAGQVHVVEAFVSSEKPSTKAALATLAKLTEARRVLVVLSSTDELNWVSLRNEPRVHLIEAGQLNTYDVLVADDVVFTKDALDEFLGVPAETTEEGGK, encoded by the coding sequence GTGACCACCGTTGACGTCCTCACCGTCGAAGGCTCCAAGAGCGGCTCCGTCGAGCTGCCCGCCGACATCTTCGACGTCCAGGCGAACGTCGCGCTGATGCACCAGGTCGTGGTGGCTCAGCTCGCGGCTGCCCGGCAGGGCACGCACAAGGTCAAGACCCGCGGCGAGGTCGCCGGCGGCGGCAAGAAGCCGTACAAGCAGAAGGGCACCGGTCGCGCCCGGCAGGGCTCGATCCGCGCGCCGCAGTTCGCCGGCGGTGGCGTCGTGCACGGCCCCGTGCCGCGCGACTACAGCCAGCGGACCCCGAAGAAGATGAAGGCCGCCGCCCTGCGTGGCGCCCTCTCCGACCGGGCCCGCGCCGGGCAGGTGCACGTCGTCGAGGCGTTCGTCTCGAGCGAGAAGCCGTCGACGAAGGCCGCTCTGGCCACGCTGGCGAAGCTGACCGAGGCCCGTCGGGTCCTGGTCGTGCTGAGCAGCACCGACGAGCTGAACTGGGTGTCGCTGCGCAACGAGCCGCGGGTGCACCTGATCGAGGCCGGCCAGCTCAACACGTACGACGTGCTGGTGGCCGACGACGTGGTCTTCACCAAGGACGCCCTGGACGAGTTCCTGGGTGTTCCCGCCGAGACCACCGAGGAGGGTGGCAAGTGA
- the rplC gene encoding 50S ribosomal protein L3 yields MDRQVKGILGAKLGMTQVWDNNRVVPVTVVEAGPCVISQVRSADKDGYSAVQLAYGTIDPRKVKKPISGHYAKADVAPRRHIVELRTSDADDYSLGQEVTVEEFPAGMPIDVTGKTKGKGYAGPMKRHGFHGLRASHGVERKHRSPGSIGACATPGRVFKGTRMAGRMGGVRYTVQNLTVQAVDTENNLLLVRGAIPGPKGALVLVRTAAKTKAKKGGAAK; encoded by the coding sequence ATGGACAGGCAAGTCAAGGGGATCCTGGGCGCAAAGCTCGGCATGACCCAGGTCTGGGACAACAACCGTGTTGTCCCGGTGACCGTGGTCGAGGCCGGCCCGTGCGTCATCAGCCAGGTTCGTAGCGCCGACAAGGACGGTTACTCCGCGGTCCAGCTGGCGTACGGCACGATCGACCCGCGCAAGGTCAAGAAGCCGATCAGCGGGCACTACGCGAAGGCCGACGTCGCGCCGCGGCGCCACATCGTCGAGCTGCGCACGAGCGACGCCGACGACTACTCGCTGGGCCAGGAGGTCACGGTCGAGGAGTTCCCGGCGGGGATGCCGATCGACGTGACCGGCAAGACCAAGGGCAAGGGCTACGCCGGCCCGATGAAGCGGCACGGCTTCCACGGTCTGCGCGCCAGCCACGGTGTCGAGCGCAAGCACCGCTCGCCCGGCTCCATCGGCGCCTGCGCCACCCCGGGTCGTGTCTTCAAGGGCACCCGGATGGCCGGCCGGATGGGTGGCGTGCGCTACACCGTCCAGAACCTGACCGTCCAGGCGGTCGACACCGAGAACAACCTCCTGCTCGTCCGTGGCGCCATTCCCGGCCCCAAGGGCGCGCTGGTCCTGGTCCGTACCGCGGCCAAGACCAAGGCGAAGAAGGGCGGTGCGGCCAAGTGA